The Lycium barbarum isolate Lr01 chromosome 12, ASM1917538v2, whole genome shotgun sequence genome includes a region encoding these proteins:
- the LOC132621282 gene encoding patatin-like protein 3 isoform X2 yields the protein MENEAAAASSQVAILPPPKTGTLITILAIDGGGIRGIIPGVILAYLESQLQELDGEDARLADYFDLMAGTSTGGLVTAMLAAPNEQKRPLYAAKDITPFYLQHSPKIFPQKGGPFTGVLNLAKMMNGPKYDGKYLHTLIKGLLGGTRLHDTLTAVVVPTFDIKTLQPVIFSSYEAKSKPDLDAELADICIGTSAAPTFLPAHSFKNKDAQNNEREFNLIDGGVAANNPDDTLTGNLASADVSTKENLETLVKVGEQLLEKPASKINLDKGVYEPIENGGTNKEALRRFAKILSDERKLRQSKAGGRLV from the exons ATGGAAAACGAAGCTGCAGCTGCATCATCTCAAGTAGCAATATTGCCGCCTCCCAAAACAGGGACACTGATAACCATTCTCGCCATTGATGGAGGAGGAATTAGAGGAATCATTCCTGGGGTTATTCTTGCATATCTTGAATCACAACTTCAG GAGTTGGACGGTGAAGATGCAAGACTCGCGGATTATTTTGACTTGATGGCAGGAACAAGCACGGGTGGTCTTGTAACAGCCATGTTAGCTGCACCAAATGAACAGAAACGCCCTTTATATGCTGCAAAAGATATTACTCCTTTCTATCTTCAGCACTCCCCCAAAATCTTTCCCCAAAAAGG AGGGCCGTTTACTGGGGTCTTAAATCTAGCCAAAATGATGAACGGACCTAAATATGATGGGAAGTATCTTCATACACTTATAAAGGGACTCTTAGGAGGTACCAGGTTGCATGATACCTTAACTGCCGTCGTTGTTCCAACTTTTGACATCAAGACACTTCAGCCAGTTATCTTCAGCTCATATGAG GCAAAATCGAAACCTGATTTGGATGCAGAACTGGCGGACATTTGCATTGGTACCTCGGCAGCGCCAACGTTTCTACCTGCCCACAGTTTCAAGAACAAGGATGCTCAAAATAATGAACGGGAATTCAACCTAATTGATGGTGGCGTCGCTGCTAATAACCCG GATGACACCTTAACGGGGAACTTGGCCTCAGCTGACGTATCCACAAAGGAAAATTTAGAAACACTCGTCAAGGTAGGAGAACAGCTGCTTGAAAAACCAGCTTCCAAGATAAACTTAGACAAAGGAGTTTATGAACCAATTGAGAATGGAGGAACCAACAAGGAAGCTCTTCGGAG GTTTGCAAAGATACTTTCGGACGAGAGAAAACTCCGCCAGTCCAAAGCCGGTGGCCGGTTGGTCTAA
- the LOC132622355 gene encoding patatin-like protein 2: MEIEAAAEPSPVEMPPPNIGKLITILTIDGGGIRGIIPGVILAYLESQLQELDGKDARIADYFDLIAGTSTGGLVTAMLTAPNKDKRPFYAAKDITPFYLEHSPKIFPQIGTNFCCGPLAGLVNLAKMMNGPKYDGKYLHKLIKGLLGSTRLHDTLTAVVVPTFDIKTLQPVIFSSYEAESKPDLDAELADICISTSAAPTFLPAHSFKNKDAQNNEREFNLIDGGIAANNPTLIAIGEVTKQVLLKHEDLFPIKPMDYGRILVISLGTGNAKNEEKYNAKMVSKWGLLSWLINNNSSPIIDAFNQASSDMVNYHNFVVFKALHSDDKYLRIQDDTLTGDLASVDVATKENLEGLVKVGEHLLDKPASKINLDKGVYEPIENGGTNKEALRRFAKILSDERKLRQSTAGSRLV; the protein is encoded by the exons ATGGAAATCGAAGCTGCAGCTGAACCATCTCCAGTAGAAATGCCGCCTCCCAATATAGGGAAGCTGATAACCATTCTCACCATTGATGGAGGAGGAATTAGAGGAATCATTCCTGGGGTTATCCTTGCATATCTTGAATCACAACTTCAG GAATTAGACGGTAAAGATGCAAGAATCGCGGATTATTTTGACTTGATAGCGGGAACAAGTACGGGTGGCCTTGTCACAGCCATGTTAACTGCACCAAACAAAGATAAACGCCCTTTTTATGCTGCCAAAGATATTACTCCTTTCTATCTTGAACACTCCCCCAAAATCTTTCCCCAGATCGG GACTAATTTTTGCTGTGGACCATTGGCTGGGCTCGTAAATCTGGCCAAAATGATGAACGGACCTAAATATGATGGGAAGTATCTCCATAAACTTATAAAGGGACTCCTAGGAAGTACCAGGTTGCATGATACCTTAACTGCCGTCGTGGTTCCAACTTTTGACATCAAGACACTTCAGCCAGTTATCTTCAGCTCATATGAG GCAGAATCTAAACCTGATTTGGATGCGGAACTGGCGGACATTTGCATTAGTACGTCGGCAGCGCCAACTTTTCTACCTGCACATAGTTTCAAGAACAAGGATGCTCAAAACAATGAACGGGAATTCAACCTAATTGATGGTGGTATCGCTGCTAATAACCCG ACATTGATCGCAATTGGTGAGGTGACTAAGCAAGTATTGCTGAAGCACGAAGACTTATTCCCTATCAAGCCCATGGACTATGGTCGCATTCTGGTAATATCATTGGGGACAGGCAATGCAAAGAACGAGGAGAAATACAATGCCAAAATGGTTTCCAAATGGGGATTACTTAGCTGGCTAATTAATAACAACTCCTCACCGATCATAGATGCATTTAATCAGGCAAGCTCTGATATGGTTAATTATCACAACTTTGTGGTTTTCAAAGCTCTTCACTCGGATGATAAGTACCTCCGAATCCAG GACGACACCTTGACGGGGGACTTGGCCTCAGTTGACGTAGCCACAAAGGAAAACTTAGAAGGCCTCGTCAAGGTAGGAGAACATCTTCTGGATAAACCAGCTTCTAAGATAAATTTAGACAAAGGAGTTTATGAACCAATTGAGAATGGAGGAACCAACAAGGAAGCACTTCGGAG GTTTGCAAAGATACTTTCAGACGAGAGGAAATTGCGCCAGTCCACTGCTGGTAGCCGGTTGGTCTAA
- the LOC132621282 gene encoding patatin-like protein 1 isoform X1 — protein MENEAAAASSQVAILPPPKTGTLITILAIDGGGIRGIIPGVILAYLESQLQELDGEDARLADYFDLMAGTSTGGLVTAMLAAPNEQKRPLYAAKDITPFYLQHSPKIFPQKGGPFTGVLNLAKMMNGPKYDGKYLHTLIKGLLGGTRLHDTLTAVVVPTFDIKTLQPVIFSSYEAKSKPDLDAELADICIGTSAAPTFLPAHSFKNKDAQNNEREFNLIDGGVAANNPTLIAIGEVTKQVLLKHEDLFPIKPMDYGRFLVISLGTGNAKNEEKYNAKMASKWGLLSWLTNNNSTPIIDAFNQASADMVDYHNFVVFKALKSDDKYLRIQDDTLTGNLASADVSTKENLETLVKVGEQLLEKPASKINLDKGVYEPIENGGTNKEALRRFAKILSDERKLRQSKAGGRLV, from the exons ATGGAAAACGAAGCTGCAGCTGCATCATCTCAAGTAGCAATATTGCCGCCTCCCAAAACAGGGACACTGATAACCATTCTCGCCATTGATGGAGGAGGAATTAGAGGAATCATTCCTGGGGTTATTCTTGCATATCTTGAATCACAACTTCAG GAGTTGGACGGTGAAGATGCAAGACTCGCGGATTATTTTGACTTGATGGCAGGAACAAGCACGGGTGGTCTTGTAACAGCCATGTTAGCTGCACCAAATGAACAGAAACGCCCTTTATATGCTGCAAAAGATATTACTCCTTTCTATCTTCAGCACTCCCCCAAAATCTTTCCCCAAAAAGG AGGGCCGTTTACTGGGGTCTTAAATCTAGCCAAAATGATGAACGGACCTAAATATGATGGGAAGTATCTTCATACACTTATAAAGGGACTCTTAGGAGGTACCAGGTTGCATGATACCTTAACTGCCGTCGTTGTTCCAACTTTTGACATCAAGACACTTCAGCCAGTTATCTTCAGCTCATATGAG GCAAAATCGAAACCTGATTTGGATGCAGAACTGGCGGACATTTGCATTGGTACCTCGGCAGCGCCAACGTTTCTACCTGCCCACAGTTTCAAGAACAAGGATGCTCAAAATAATGAACGGGAATTCAACCTAATTGATGGTGGCGTCGCTGCTAATAACCCG ACATTGATAGCAATTGGTGAGGTGACTAAGCAAGTATTGTTGAAGCATGAAGACTTATTCCCTATAAAGCCCATGGATTATGGTCGTTTTCTGGTAATATCACTGGGGACAGGCAATGCAAAGAACGAGGAAAAGTACAATGCCAAAATGGCTTCCAAATGGGGATTACTTAGCTGGCTAACTAATAATAACTCTACACCAATCATAGATGCTTTTAATCAAGCAAGCGCTGATATGGTTGATTATCACAACTTTGTGGTTTTCAAAGCTCTTAAATCGGATGATAAGTACCTCCGAATCCAG GATGACACCTTAACGGGGAACTTGGCCTCAGCTGACGTATCCACAAAGGAAAATTTAGAAACACTCGTCAAGGTAGGAGAACAGCTGCTTGAAAAACCAGCTTCCAAGATAAACTTAGACAAAGGAGTTTATGAACCAATTGAGAATGGAGGAACCAACAAGGAAGCTCTTCGGAG GTTTGCAAAGATACTTTCGGACGAGAGAAAACTCCGCCAGTCCAAAGCCGGTGGCCGGTTGGTCTAA
- the LOC132623871 gene encoding uncharacterized protein LOC132623871: protein MNSRSFESNRDFNLIESGEFEFFPWGKVVFTSLIDSVRDKLKKVNKFYRFGGLPLALQIWVDECFSNVREEIVIRVSNRVPRILNWQVIKEKPGFSKLCKAMFNNKIIYSNISATKEELGILPLLENEEYDLRDCRPFHDSPEFHVGDDDFEIPPSKKMKQQHQQAATKMISSISDI, encoded by the exons ATGAACTCTAGATCATTTGAAAGTAATCGAGATTTTAATTTGATTGAGAGTGGAGAATTTGAGTTTTTTCCATGGGGTAAGGTGGTGTTCACATCATTAATAGATTCTGTCAGAGATAAGCTAAAGAAAGTCAACAAGTTTTATAGGTTTGGTGGCTTACCACTAGCGTTGCAAATTTGGGTCGATGAGTGTTTTTCAAATGTCCGTGAGGAGATCGTCATTCGTGTTTCAAACAGGGTTCCTAGGATATTAAACTGGCAAGTCATCAAAGAGAAGCCAGGCTTCTCAAAGTTGTGCAAAGCCATGTTCAATAACAAG ATTATTTATTCAAATATATCCGCAACGAAGGAAGAACTTGGTATTCTACCTTTGCTAGAGAATGAAGAATATGATCTTCGAGATTGTCGTCCATTCCACGATTCTCCTGAATTTCATGTGGGTGATGATGACTTCGAGATTCCACCTTCGAAGAAGATGAAGCAGCAACATCAACAAGCAGCTACAAAGATGATAAGTTCAATTAGTGACATTTAA